The Akkermansia muciniphila genome contains a region encoding:
- a CDS encoding sigma-70 family RNA polymerase sigma factor gives MDEAQHMPSAEPDEDAQLMLRVRDGDASAMEQLIRRHQNSVYATVARMLNNGPEVDDIAQQVFIRIWKGAGNYEPSARFTTWMFTILRNLVFNEVRRQKRKPTTSADAMEEEGGMTVFLEPSQAPDEALEHTELQRAVDDAIAALPEKARLAVQLRRFENMPYEEIARTLEMTIPATKSLLFRARNMLKEALASFLE, from the coding sequence ATGGACGAAGCACAACACATGCCATCCGCCGAACCGGACGAGGACGCCCAGCTCATGCTGAGAGTCAGGGATGGAGATGCCTCCGCCATGGAACAACTGATCCGCAGGCACCAGAATTCCGTGTACGCCACCGTGGCCCGCATGCTGAATAACGGGCCGGAGGTGGACGACATCGCCCAGCAGGTTTTTATCCGCATCTGGAAGGGAGCGGGGAATTATGAGCCCTCCGCACGCTTCACCACCTGGATGTTCACCATTCTGCGCAATCTGGTCTTCAATGAAGTACGCCGCCAGAAGCGCAAGCCCACCACCTCCGCGGACGCCATGGAGGAGGAAGGCGGCATGACCGTGTTTCTGGAGCCCTCCCAGGCTCCGGACGAGGCCCTGGAGCATACCGAACTCCAGCGGGCCGTGGATGATGCCATCGCCGCCCTGCCGGAAAAGGCGCGCCTGGCCGTCCAGCTCCGCCGCTTTGAAAACATGCCTTACGAGGAGATAGCCAGGACGCTGGAAATGACCATTCCGGCCACCAAAAGCCTTCTGTTCCGCGCCCGGAACATGCTGAAGGAGGCGCTGGCTTCTTTTCTGGAGTGA